In Stieleria varia, one genomic interval encodes:
- the lexA gene encoding transcriptional repressor LexA translates to MMSNPQLTERQREVYELIRGLILTRGYGPTVREIGEQFGIKSPNGVMCHLRALEKKGLIVRSPNKSRAIELTERVDRTGHSLPMAGQVAAGTTSLAFEQTSRMDFSEMFCKSDRFILQVSGDSMIDAHIKDGDFVVVEKQDTAKPGQMVVAQTPSGDSTLKFWFPEGDRIRLQPANKAMQPLYVKEAKIIGIAVGVVRNVL, encoded by the coding sequence ATGATGTCGAATCCGCAACTCACTGAACGCCAGCGCGAGGTGTACGAGCTGATTCGGGGATTGATTCTGACCCGGGGCTATGGTCCGACCGTCCGCGAAATTGGAGAACAGTTTGGGATCAAGAGTCCCAACGGAGTGATGTGTCATCTGCGAGCGTTGGAAAAGAAGGGGCTGATCGTTCGCAGTCCGAACAAATCCCGAGCGATCGAGTTGACCGAGCGTGTCGACCGGACGGGACACAGTTTGCCGATGGCCGGTCAGGTCGCCGCGGGAACCACGTCGCTCGCGTTCGAGCAGACGTCGAGAATGGATTTCAGCGAGATGTTTTGCAAATCAGATCGCTTCATCTTACAGGTCTCCGGCGATTCGATGATCGACGCCCACATCAAAGACGGAGACTTTGTGGTCGTTGAAAAGCAGGACACGGCGAAACCGGGTCAGATGGTGGTTGCTCAAACGCCGTCGGGCGATTCGACCTTAAAGTTTTGGTTCCCGGAAGGAGACCGGATACGACTACAACCGGCCAACAAGGCGATGCAGCCTCTGTATGTTAAAGAGGCGAAGATCATTGGCATCGCCGTCGGCGTGGTCCGTAATGTCCTTTGA
- a CDS encoding GumC family protein — MPNPSPLDAFATLNVFDIVRATWERRWAAVRVFIALSVLVFFAVLLLPNRYVSKAQLLVRLGPDSVAIDPTAGLSSTVSLQESRIPQVNSIVELLRSKEMVERVVKDVGPDRILEPAGAIAKTKAWLSQWIPKSAPKPQAGYTATQMSDMMQVAEACVAVENDLDIHPAKNAYTITVEWVGYSPFLAHDIVDAFVRQYPAYHKSAHGPAGTVEFFESEAKQAYEVATRLQEKVRKLKSDNGIIELDSAKSALRGELSSVQSEMNNVESELSSVDAELDKLASEIGSMPATVEAEKITGLYKRSGDLVRQRLYELEVQAQELASKYKPDHPKRVAVDSQLAAAKETATSEIGQEPQLREVLNPTLQSLDLAFRTAIARQAGLQAKRDALTRQFERLQKELTQLNQIGVELVQLTWDASVAESTYLETAGRLANARQLESLAALKLSDVSVAQPATLELKKVGPKRMIYLIAGLGFAAMVSLCQAAVRGLWHQDFNPFASNDLPSPTAGHLHSPTDATAPEPAGHLTSSQTTNSNSPVLTSSIRRQRPISSDTSEFFTRQKSLTGDPPTVDFSAGELADKGAVAEPKSDLEPTSKRPR; from the coding sequence GTGCCCAACCCCTCTCCTCTCGACGCATTCGCGACACTCAACGTGTTCGATATTGTTCGGGCGACTTGGGAACGTCGCTGGGCCGCCGTGCGAGTTTTCATCGCTTTGTCGGTGCTTGTTTTCTTTGCGGTTTTGTTGCTGCCCAACCGTTATGTTTCCAAAGCACAATTGTTGGTGCGGCTCGGCCCCGATTCAGTGGCGATCGACCCGACTGCCGGTTTGAGTTCCACGGTATCGCTGCAAGAAAGTCGGATCCCGCAAGTGAACTCGATTGTCGAGTTGTTGCGTAGCAAGGAAATGGTCGAGCGCGTCGTGAAAGACGTTGGTCCCGATCGCATTCTGGAACCGGCCGGTGCGATCGCGAAAACGAAGGCTTGGCTCAGCCAATGGATTCCCAAGTCCGCGCCGAAACCGCAAGCCGGCTACACCGCGACGCAGATGAGCGACATGATGCAGGTCGCGGAAGCCTGCGTGGCGGTTGAGAACGACCTGGATATCCATCCTGCGAAAAACGCGTACACGATCACCGTCGAATGGGTCGGTTACTCTCCGTTCTTGGCGCACGACATCGTCGACGCATTCGTCCGGCAATACCCCGCTTATCACAAGTCCGCTCACGGACCTGCCGGAACAGTAGAGTTCTTTGAGTCGGAAGCCAAACAGGCTTATGAGGTGGCGACTCGTTTGCAGGAGAAAGTCCGTAAGCTGAAATCGGACAACGGAATCATCGAGCTGGATTCCGCCAAGAGCGCGTTGCGTGGTGAACTCAGTAGCGTCCAGTCGGAAATGAACAACGTCGAGAGCGAACTCAGCTCCGTGGACGCAGAACTGGACAAACTGGCCAGTGAAATCGGCTCCATGCCCGCGACGGTGGAAGCAGAGAAGATCACCGGGCTGTACAAACGAAGCGGCGACTTGGTGCGTCAACGTTTGTACGAATTGGAGGTGCAAGCTCAGGAGCTGGCGTCGAAATACAAACCGGATCACCCCAAACGCGTCGCGGTTGATTCGCAACTTGCCGCGGCCAAGGAAACCGCAACTAGCGAGATCGGGCAAGAACCGCAGTTGCGAGAAGTCCTGAACCCGACGCTGCAGTCCCTCGACCTAGCCTTTCGCACCGCGATTGCCAGACAAGCCGGTTTGCAGGCCAAGCGTGACGCACTGACGCGACAATTCGAACGTTTGCAAAAAGAACTGACTCAGCTCAACCAGATCGGCGTCGAATTGGTTCAGTTGACTTGGGACGCCAGCGTCGCCGAGTCGACTTATTTGGAAACCGCTGGCAGATTGGCCAACGCACGACAACTCGAATCGCTGGCGGCACTCAAGCTGAGTGATGTTTCGGTTGCCCAGCCTGCCACGCTGGAGCTAAAGAAGGTCGGCCCCAAACGAATGATCTATTTGATCGCGGGACTGGGATTTGCCGCCATGGTATCCTTGTGCCAAGCCGCCGTGCGTGGTTTGTGGCATCAGGATTTCAATCCATTTGCGTCCAACGATTTGCCTTCGCCCACGGCCGGTCACTTGCATTCCCCCACCGATGCGACCGCCCCGGAACCGGCAGGACATTTGACTTCGTCACAAACCACAAACTCAAACTCCCCCGTCCTCACCTCCTCGATACGCCGGCAACGTCCGATTTCGTCGGACACCAGCGAATTCTTTACACGACAAAAATCGCTTACGGGTGATCCGCCGACCGTTGATTTTTCGGCCGGTGAACTTGCCGATAAAGGCGCGGTCGCGGAGCCCAAATCGGACTTAGAGCCGACGTCCAAGCGT
- the ndk gene encoding nucleoside-diphosphate kinase — MQRTLVLLKPDAVQRRLIGELIARFEAKGLNIVAMKMLQVTPELAKQHYAEHVEKPFYPSLESFITSAPIVALAIDGLDVIQVVRDMLGATSGLKAAAGTIRGDFSSSRQMNLVHASDGPDAAQRELALYFDESEFCDYQPVLVPFLRAGDE, encoded by the coding sequence ATGCAACGCACGCTGGTCTTGTTGAAACCTGATGCTGTCCAACGGCGTTTGATCGGCGAATTGATCGCCCGGTTTGAGGCCAAAGGATTAAACATTGTGGCGATGAAAATGTTGCAGGTCACACCAGAGCTTGCCAAACAGCATTACGCGGAGCACGTCGAAAAGCCATTTTACCCGAGCCTGGAGTCTTTTATCACCTCGGCACCCATTGTGGCGCTGGCGATCGACGGTTTGGATGTCATCCAGGTCGTCCGGGACATGCTGGGAGCGACCAGCGGATTGAAAGCAGCGGCGGGGACGATCCGAGGCGATTTCAGCAGCAGCCGGCAAATGAACTTGGTTCACGCCAGTGACGGTCCAGACGCCGCCCAACGCGAGCTGGCTTTGTACTTTGATGAAAGTGAATTCTGTGATTACCAGCCGGTCCTGGTCCCGTTCTTGCGAGCCGGTGACGAGTGA